The DNA sequence ATTCCAGCCGTTGTGCCCGAGTTCGGTCTGCCATTTCGCCAGAATCCATTTCAGTTCGGCGACTTTCATCGGCTGCAGATCCCATTTCTCGCCGTCCGATTTTTGGTCCAGGCCGATATGTTCGAATTGGAAGACCATCGACAGTTCGTTGCGCTCAGGAGCAGAGTACAGTTTGGCGATTTCCGGGGTCGCTCCCCAGGTTTCGCCGACGGTCAGCAGGTCGTGGTTGCCGAAAGTCGCTTGCTGCATTTCCTGCAGGAATTCATGCAGCTGCGGTCCGTTGCCGGTGATGCCTTTCTCGGGGATTTTTCCGATCAGGTCGATGACATCCATGCGGAAGCCGCCGATGCCTTTAGCGATCCAGCGATTCATCATCGCGTAGATTTCCTGGCGCATTTTTGGATTCTGCCAGTTCAGGTCCGGCTGTTTTTTGCTGAAAAGATGCAAGTAATATTGACCGCTCGCCGCATCCCATTCCCAAGCCGGACCGGAGAAGGCGGAGCCCAATCCGTTCGGCACGCCGCCGTCCGCGGCAGGATCAGCCCAGACGTAATAGTCGCGGTACGGATTGTCTTTGCCTTTTTTTGCTTCGACAAACCAGGCGTGCTCGTCCGAAGTATGATTGACCACCAGATCCATTACAACTTTGATGTTGCGCTTGTCGGCTTCCGCGATAAAATGCTCCATCTCTTCCATCGTGCCGAACTCGTCAAGGATGGCTTCGTAGTCGGCAATATCATACCCGTTGTCGTCGTTCGGCGACTGGTAGACAGGCGAAAGCCAAATCGCCCCGATACCCAATTTTTCCAGATAGTCCAATTTTTCGGTCATGCCGGCGATATCACCGATGCCGTCGCCGTTGCTGTCCCTGAAGCTCCGCGGATAGATCTGATAAACGACAACCTCTTGCCACCA is a window from the Trichococcus shcherbakoviae genome containing:
- a CDS encoding alpha-glucosidase, which translates into the protein MKKHWWQEVVVYQIYPRSFRDSNGDGIGDIAGMTEKLDYLEKLGIGAIWLSPVYQSPNDDNGYDIADYEAILDEFGTMEEMEHFIAEADKRNIKVVMDLVVNHTSDEHAWFVEAKKGKDNPYRDYYVWADPAADGGVPNGLGSAFSGPAWEWDAASGQYYLHLFSKKQPDLNWQNPKMRQEIYAMMNRWIAKGIGGFRMDVIDLIGKIPEKGITGNGPQLHEFLQEMQQATFGNHDLLTVGETWGATPEIAKLYSAPERNELSMVFQFEHIGLDQKSDGEKWDLQPMKVAELKWILAKWQTELGHNGWNSLFWNNHDLPRMLSRWGNDQEYRSESAKMLAILLHMMKGTPYIYQGEEIGMTNTPITDIAEARDIETLNMYNERLAKGYSEADILASINAKGRDNARRPMQWNASSHGGFTTGTPWIAVNKNYPVINAEAALADPDSIFYTYKKLIRLRKENPIIIWGEFELVDTVDEVISYYREYEGERWLVVANFSDAAQPFSAEDEIAEVIIQNDGNEITNLKDLQLKPWQAFVVKVSA